Proteins co-encoded in one Euleptes europaea isolate rEulEur1 chromosome 1, rEulEur1.hap1, whole genome shotgun sequence genomic window:
- the LOC130493414 gene encoding zinc finger protein 239-like encodes MQNLELKLLKGSECKNSFSLTKNHILPEGFHAEEKPHTYSQCGRPFVKDNLIECQRGHTVEKPYVCLECGKSFNRSQNLASHQRIHTGEKPYKCSECGISFSHSSNLSSHQRIHTGEKPYKCNECGIGFSQSSNLTSHQRIHTAEKPYKCSECGKSFSHSSTLASHQKIHTGDKPYKCSECGKSFSRSTNLISHQRSHTGEKPYKCSECGKSFNRTSTLDSHQRIHTGEKPYKCLECGKTFRHSSALNSHRGIHMGRNHINV; translated from the coding sequence ATGCAAAATCTGGAACTGAAACTGCTGAAAGGGTCAGAATGCAAGAACAGCTTCAGTCTGACCAAAAATCATATTTTACCTGAAGGGTTCCATGCAGAGGAGAAACCACACACATACTCACAGTGTGGAAGACCATTTGTGAAGGACAATCTTATTGAATGTCAAAGAGGGCACACTGTTGAAAAACCATATGTATGtttagaatgtggaaagagcttcaatcGCAGCCAAAACCTtgcttcacatcaaagaatccatacaggagagaaaccatataaatgctctgAATGTGGAATAAGCTTTAGTCATAGTTCCAACCTTTCTTCtcaccaaagaattcacacaggtgagaaaccatataaatgcaatGAATGTGGAATAGGCTTCAGTCAGAGCTcaaaccttacttcccatcaaagaatccacacagcagaaaagccatataaatgttcagagtgtggtaAGAGCTTCAGTCACAGTTCAACCCTTGCATCTCATCAGAAAATCCACACAGGGGACAAACCTTacaaatgctcagagtgtggtaaGAGCTTCAGTCGGAGCACAAACCTTATTTCCCATCAAAGAagtcacacgggggagaaaccatataaatgttcagagtgtggaaagagcttcaataGAACCTCAACTCTAgattcccatcaaagaatccacacaggagagaaaccgtataaatgcttaGAGTGCGGAAAGACCTTCAGACACAGCTCAGCCCTTAATTCTCATCGAGGTATCCAcatggggagaaaccatataaatgtctag